The sequence acctcctctccctgctaCATCTCCTGCTCCTTATACTGCTGCTACATGTCTGGCTACAATTACTTCCTACCTCCACCAGTGTCAGGTACTCCTCCTGCACCTCTTTAGCCTGCTACAccttcttctgctgctccacctcctccttttacatctcctcattctgcTGTGTCAGAGTGCTCCCCATGAACCTCCTGCTACTCCCTCTGCTGTCACACCTCCTCTTTCTGCTACATCTCTTGCTCTTTACACTGCTTATTACTCCCTATCCCTCCCAGTGTCAGGTACTCCTCCTGtacctcctccttctgctcctccgTGAGTCTTTTCATACCTCCAACAGTGCCAACTCCTACACCTCCTCATATTGCTACACATTCTCTATCTACTCCTTTCCAATTACTCCTTACCTCCACCAGTGTCAGATACTCTTCTGGCACCTCCTTATCCCCTGCAGCTTCTGTCCCCCTCTTTCAATCACTCCCCACCTTCACCTATGTGAGGTACTGCTCCTCCTACTCCTTATAgatctcctccttctcctccaatCACTTCATAAATCCAACAGTGTCAGGGTACTCCTCCAGAACCTCCTGCAactcccacctcctcttcttGCTACATCTCCTGCTCCTTATATTGCTACTGTATACTTGCTTCCTGCTCCTGACAACCGGACTCCATACCCTAAGTCTGCCAGTGCCAGGTactcctccaccttctcctgcACCTCCTGGTGATCCTTCCgctgcagcttctcctcccCATACACCACCTCTCCATTAATCGCTCCCTACCTCTGACAGAGTCAGGTATTATTACTGCATCTCTTACTCCTGCTGCTCCTTATACACCATCTCCGCCTCCACAAATAACATCATATCAGAGTCAAGAACTCCCACTGAGCCTCCCCCTCCAGCCTCAGCCTCCTGCCTCACCTCCTTATACCACTGCTGCATCTTAACTTGTTCTGCTTTGTACTTCTTGTTGTACTTCCTGTCGCTCCTCCTagtcttccccctcctccatttTATATTTGGTATATTTAGgtatatttcaagtgtttgttAGTTGTTTTGTGGTGGTTGCTGTCAGGTGATCAGcgctgaggatgaggagcagcTCTTCAACGACCCCTCCCTCATCATCAGGAGAAGAAAAGTCGGTAAGAAGATCTGTGTCGAGGCTGGAAGTTTATTCTTGcagttgacaaaaacaatctcaCCTCAAAGCTCCAGCACATTCACCACAGATCAGCAACAGGTCCTGTCCGATCAAACGAGTCATTTCCAAGTCACACACGTCATCTTCAAGTCCTCGTGGTCACAGCAGAGTCACAGGTGTCACATTTTAGTCACCCAGGTCGTGTTTGTGTCACCAAGGTCATGATTTCGTGACTCTGTTTGAATCACCAAGATCATGTCTGAGTCAGCGGGATCATGTCATAGTTTTTCAGATCATTTCCGTGTTGCTGAAGTCATGTCCTAGTCTCCCATGTCACATCTGAGGTCATGTTAGAGTCACCAAAGTTAACTTTGAGTCATGTCCAGTCACACAGGTCATTTTAGAGTCAGTGAGTTTGTGTCCAACAGTGAGTTTGCATCCAACTCACAGAAGTTGTTCAAGTTACTGAGGTcatgtctcatgtctgtgtcttAGTCACTCTGAGTGTGTCCTTACTGACTGACAtagctgacctttgacctttacaGGAGCCCTGCTGGACATCCTCCAGAGGACCGGAGTCAAAGGCTACACAGCCTTCCTGGAGAGTCTAGAGCTGGATTATCCTCAACTGTACAGCCGCATCACAGGGAAGGAGCCCAACAAGACCTTCAGCATCCTcatcggtctgtctgtctgtctgggtcACAAAAAGACTTCCCCTCATAAAGGATTTATAAATGGTTTAGAATCAGGTTATCAAATAGACTTTATATTCATTAATACACAATTCTAAACAAGTTAGAACACATTTTCATACGTTGATGCAGGCTCACTATTTGGCAAGATCCCATTACTGCTTGTTACTCCTACTAATCCTACTAATGAGTCACATTTATAGCTGGGAAAAGGGAGCCATAACCTCTTAACAAATACCTGATGAAGTTGAAGGTATAATTTTGTATCTAATGTGGTATAACAACTTATTAATGATTCATAAACTGTTAACATCCCAATTGATAAACTCATTTTATACCACTTATGAATCCTTTATAAGGGTAGTCTAATCCTGAAGTGGTACCACTGTCTTTGTAAcacgtctgtctctgtgttcagaCACAGCAGGTGAATCTGGTCTGACTCAGTTCTTGATGTCGGAGCTCAGCCGTCTGCAGAGGGcgctgcaggaggagaagaggcgTCGCCAGCAGGCCTGCTCTGTCGCCAAAGAACAGGTCAGGAGTCTGGAGTCTCACCGTGTTCTCTGATGGCACTAGGTTGGTTAAATCACTGTGTTTTGGTTTCTCTGTGGTATCCAGGAGGCATGGTCtcgtcagcagcagctgagggaCCGCGAGCTGAAGAAGCTGACTGAGCGTGTGCAGAAGGTTCGGGAGGAGCGTGACCGGCTGAGCGAGGAGGTGAAACAGCTCAGAGATCACAACTACAGTCTGATGGCCAACATCAACACTCTGGGCCAGGAGAAGAGCCACGCCCTGCTGGCCAACAGAGACCTGCAGATAGAGGTCAGCTGACCCCTCATGTCCCAGTCGACCCCTACACAGAGGTGCATCTGacccttgacctttgacctgtgtgtgtgtgtgcgcaggtaGAGCGTCTGAAACACACAGTGCTGCGAGCTGAAAATCAGACTCGACTGCTGAGACGACGAACACTGAGACCGCTGCAGGAGGTAAAGAAACATCTGGTACAGTTCAACTGCTTTCACCCTAAACAACAACTTTTTACTCTTCAACTGACTCTTCAAATCCTCAAACTGTCATTTGAACTACTTCACTGATTACAAACCAGCCGACACTTCAACTATAATTACGGTGAACTCACTTCAGCTGCTTTCGTCACTTCTCTTCAACCACTAATTCAAACTGTTTTATCTGTTACTCTTATGAGCAACAGAGCAACCAGAACTTTTTGTGGACATGCTTTGATCTGGCACAGTGGCCCTGGTGGATgacattacagccattgcaACCTATTTGTTGcctgttctcagctgctggcaaaactttttgtaccattgtcatttcaaacccagCAAATGTGggccctggtttaaaaataccagagttatcctttaatctGCAGCATTAGTTTGGTCAAACACTGATGCTGGGTTTTAAGGCCTCTGATTCTCACTtactaacatgttaaaatgtgtgttttcagagtaGGAATCTGACTCTGCCCACAGAGACCTTCTTCCATCCCACCAaactggaggagctgaaggaggaaaaccaggagaggaaaaaagaggagaagcaggaagagaaaaaggaagagaagcaGAAGGAGACGCAGCCACAGATGGAGAGTCCAACTCTTCCTCAGATGAACCTCCTCGCTACAGTGTTCAAACTGAGGAGAGAcctccacagagcagaggaacAGAGAACCAGGGTGAGGAGgtgcaaatattgattttattacagtattatatatatatatatatattatatatatatattatataatattacagTAAACAAAGATAACAAGAGGTTGATGTTACACATAACCAGGAATAATAAGAAATTAGAGCATACTGTAAATAAttcttgtaaaaaaataaaactttccaATTAAAAGttcagtgtgtaggatttagggggGGACTATTGGCAAAAATGGAATATAGTATTCATAGCTAGGTTTTCAGTTGTGTATAATTACCTAAAACtaagagctgctgtgtttttgttgcctttgAATGAGCCCACTAGCTGCATAAGGAGCAGGTAAATATAAGCTGTCCGGGGAAGTGAAAGGACTGGGTTCCCTGAACTGGtgggggcttttattgtgaaacatttttgaaatgaaatgaaaatgaaggaaGTGAAACAGGAACAGGTCAGAAATTTTTGCTGTCTCATTGCATCCCTAACGTTGGCAAGCATGGCATCAGATGGTGGCATGGCATCAGATGGTGCAACAAACACTTAgcagaaatactttatttatccctgAAGGGAAATTCAGGGGTTACAGTTGCTCTGATACAGACACTAGAAACACTAGTACAAGTACTAGAGAAATATGGACGTAGAATAAAATCAGTATTTACAGAACGTAtacaataaataagaataaaaataaatgctgatTATTACACAGATGAGTTATTGAAAGCAGAGTATTGCACGAGTATGACATTTTACACTTacttttcattacattttatgaTTAAACTGGTTGAACATTACTAACGGGGTGTGCATAAATGTGTAAATGGCACCTGGAAATATCCAGGTGGGGTCAGGAGCCAATCAGCTGACCAGATCGTGTCAAGTGAGactgggtgtgtttgttttcagactctggaggagaaggaggacctGGAGCTGCAGTGCGCTCAGCTGAAGGGAGACGCCAGGATGTACCGTCAGCGAAACAAACAAACCCtcagacagctggaggaggtgatcagtgagagagacaaggtgaggaggaagaggaagaggaggaggaggagagaagaggacaatgagggggaggaagatgtggaggaggaggaggaggaggaagagagagggaaaggaggaagaagaggagatagGAGATGGAGGAGGTAGAGAAGGAGGATAATCTGCTCCTGTTAAAGGTAACATCTGACTGTCACAGATGAAGATGTTGATgaagatgacgatgatgatgatgatgaagaagttGGTAGTGAGGTTGATGATGATGcgatggtgatggtgataaTATAATGAGAATAATGATGAGAATATTGATGATTATAAGGATAATtgtatgaaaataatgatgatgatgatgatgatgatgatgatgatgatgatgctgatgatgatgctgggTGTCTCAGGCTCTGTTGTCGTGGGcggcacagcaggaggaggtgcGGCAGCTCCTACAGGAGAAGGATCAGTacagagagcaggtcagacAGCTCACAGAGCAATCAGACAAACTGGAGCTCCTCCTGCTGAGGTCACAGGGGGAGGAGCTCCAGCTGAGGACACGCCTCCGCAGACTCTCCTGCAACACTAGCCAggtaaggaggaggaggtgatgaagttgttgatggtgatgatgatcaTGTAATGATGTAATGAAGAAGGCTTTCTCCTTCAGTATGACAGGAGTGTGAGCagtgaagaagatgaggagCCCAAAAAGAACGCTGCAAAAGGTGAGTCATGTGATGTGCAGTGGTGTCAACTGTACGGAAGCCCAACAAATCAAATACACAGTATATTCAACATGTTGACAACATGTTAACAACATGCTAAACATGTGAAGACAACGTCTTGTTAacatgttgtcaaaatgtgTCGATTGTTCACATCCTGACAGCAGGTTTACATGTTGATGTGTCACAAATCAACACGTTCTTATTGTTATTAACATTatcaatcaaatgttatcaACATGTTGTAAATATGTTGTCAGCGTGTGAAAAATCAGCATGTTGACAACACGTTAACCACACATTTTTTGCGTGTGGTTAACGTCTTGTCAACATGTTGAGAAATCAGATGTATTTAAACTGTTGGGCTCTCCATACAGGTGAAGTTATGTCACGTGAAGTGTTGGTGTCACATGTTGATGTGGTGTCACCCTgatgtgatcatgtgacctgttGTGATCAGGCAGCAGTGAGGAGGTCCGCAGCGGGACATCGGGGGAGAACGAGGAGGCAGCAGCGCAGCAGCAGAGCAACGCTCCTCTAGGAGAAG comes from Pempheris klunzingeri isolate RE-2024b chromosome 7, fPemKlu1.hap1, whole genome shotgun sequence and encodes:
- the card9 gene encoding caspase recruitment domain-containing protein 9, whose amino-acid sequence is MDGVCEDDLCWLQLDDFRMLLIKTIEPSRITPYLRQCQVISAEDEEQLFNDPSLIIRRRKVGALLDILQRTGVKGYTAFLESLELDYPQLYSRITGKEPNKTFSILIDTAGESGLTQFLMSELSRLQRALQEEKRRRQQACSVAKEQEAWSRQQQLRDRELKKLTERVQKVREERDRLSEEVKQLRDHNYSLMANINTLGQEKSHALLANRDLQIEVERLKHTVLRAENQTRLLRRRTLRPLQESRNLTLPTETFFHPTKLEELKEENQERKKEEKQEEKKEEKQKETQPQMESPTLPQMNLLATVFKLRRDLHRAEEQRTRTLEEKEDLELQCAQLKGDARMYRQRNKQTLRQLEEVISERDKALLSWAAQQEEVRQLLQEKDQYREQVRQLTEQSDKLELLLLRSQGEELQLRTRLRRLSCNTSQYDRSVSSEEDEEPKKNAAKGSSEEVRSGTSGENEEAAAQQQSNAPLGEAAESEQLPGTAASWEEEADGCLNSRSRPNFFYRRKRALRSKLGCKEYTAGNLDDSSGSDISDSD